One Blattabacterium cuenoti genomic window carries:
- a CDS encoding putative sugar nucleotidyl transferase: protein MNFILYDGVEWKKLFPITLTRPVSEIRLGLFTMKERWEKYIGKNVEDVITQSFLSKKYSKKECSFFEDILLINSSFIPNEELIQILFSLKENEGIFFEKEMIAFKKKILKKEDILSFPLEKYKKIYYVKQVIHIQYPWDIFINNEIVLKKDFMFFTKGKKSFSLEGKNHIICKEKIFLEENIKANNVVLNAQLGPIYIEKGVKIMEGSVIIGPVSIGRNSILNIGSKIYGGTTISTFCKVGGEIFNSVIFSYSNKVHDGFLGNSVLGEWCNLGAGTNVSNLRNDYQKVTVWNYEKKDFMPINLQFFGMIMGDHSRSAINTQFNTATIVGVSDSIFGYGFSPRYIPSFFLGGIQRSKKIPFNQVCGTAEIMMNRRNVNFSVLDKNILEYLYHLLDI from the coding sequence ATGAATTTTATATTATATGATGGTGTAGAATGGAAAAAATTATTCCCTATAACACTCACTAGACCTGTATCAGAAATTAGGTTAGGTTTATTCACAATGAAAGAAAGATGGGAAAAATATATTGGAAAAAATGTAGAAGATGTTATTACACAATCATTTCTTTCAAAAAAATATTCTAAAAAAGAATGTTCATTTTTTGAAGATATACTGTTAATTAACTCATCATTCATTCCTAATGAAGAATTAATTCAAATTCTTTTTTCTTTAAAAGAAAATGAAGGTATTTTTTTTGAAAAAGAAATGATTGCTTTTAAAAAAAAAATTTTAAAAAAAGAAGATATTCTTTCTTTCCCTTTAGAAAAATATAAAAAAATATATTATGTAAAACAAGTTATTCATATTCAATATCCGTGGGATATATTTATAAATAATGAAATTGTATTAAAAAAAGATTTTATGTTTTTCACAAAAGGTAAAAAATCTTTTTCTTTGGAGGGGAAAAATCATATTATTTGCAAGGAGAAAATTTTTTTGGAAGAAAATATAAAAGCAAACAATGTTGTATTAAATGCTCAATTGGGACCTATATATATTGAAAAAGGAGTTAAGATTATGGAAGGATCCGTAATCATAGGTCCAGTGTCAATTGGAAGAAATTCTATATTAAATATAGGATCAAAAATATATGGAGGGACAACTATCTCTACTTTTTGTAAAGTAGGTGGAGAAATTTTTAATTCTGTAATATTTTCTTATTCCAATAAGGTTCATGACGGTTTTTTGGGAAATTCTGTTTTGGGAGAATGGTGTAATTTGGGTGCTGGTACCAATGTTTCAAACTTGAGGAATGATTATCAAAAAGTAACAGTTTGGAATTATGAAAAAAAAGATTTCATGCCTATAAATTTGCAGTTTTTTGGGATGATAATGGGGGACCATTCTAGATCAGCAATAAATACTCAATTTAATACAGCCACAATTGTAGGTGTAAGTGATAGTATTTTTGGATATGGATTTTCTCCTAGATATATTCCTTCTTTTTTTTTAGGAGGAATTCAAAGAAGCAAAAAAATTCCTTTTAATCAAGTTTGTGGTACTGCTGAAATTATGATGAATAGAAGAAACGTTAATTTTTCTGTTTTGGATAAAAATATTTTAGAATATTTATATCATTTATTGGATATTTAG
- a CDS encoding type B 50S ribosomal protein L31, whose translation MKKKIHPKNYRPVVFKDINNDKMIICKSTVTTKDSIHIGGNDYPLYKMEISSYSHPFFTGEKRFLGKTGPAEKFKKKYEKYRKL comes from the coding sequence ATGAAAAAAAAAATACATCCCAAAAATTACAGACCTGTTGTTTTCAAAGATATTAATAATGATAAAATGATTATTTGTAAATCAACAGTTACAACAAAAGATTCTATTCATATAGGTGGAAATGATTATCCATTATACAAAATGGAAATATCTAGTTATTCACATCCATTTTTTACTGGTGAAAAAAGATTTCTAGGGAAAACAGGTCCGGCTGAGAAGTTTAAGAAAAAATATGAGAAATATAGAAAATTATAA
- a CDS encoding 3-oxoacyl-ACP synthase III family protein: MIRSIITGTGHYLPEKIIKKNHFMKHKFYDKKGLKIEKSNEEIINKFQKITEIEERRYINKGLLNSDIAAIAAKRALINSKINKEKIDYIISSHNYGDIHPISYQSDFMPSIAAKVKNKLKIKNKKCRPYDMIFGCTGWIEGMILADQLLQSKYAKNILITSSETLSKVIDPHDRNAMIFSDGAGAAVLSAVEYFEEEKYGIIHSDTQCDNDKLYYLTNGPSLNPNYKKSLVHIRMNGRRIYEYALTEVPNMLKNMLDHANLHFKDIKKILIHQANAKMDYAILNRLLKLYNYKSLSKDFLIKIMPMTIQKLGNSSVATIPTLLDLILKGKMPVHEIQSGDTILMASLGAGMNINGMIYRFPKKR, encoded by the coding sequence ATGATTCGATCAATCATTACAGGAACGGGGCACTATTTACCCGAAAAAATCATTAAAAAAAATCATTTCATGAAGCATAAATTTTACGATAAAAAAGGGTTAAAAATTGAAAAATCTAATGAGGAAATTATTAATAAATTTCAGAAAATTACAGAAATTGAAGAAAGAAGATATATAAATAAAGGATTATTGAATTCCGATATTGCTGCAATAGCAGCAAAAAGAGCTTTGATTAATTCTAAAATTAATAAAGAAAAAATAGATTATATCATATCGTCTCACAATTATGGAGATATTCATCCTATTTCTTATCAATCTGATTTTATGCCTTCTATTGCTGCTAAAGTCAAAAATAAACTTAAAATAAAAAATAAAAAATGTAGACCATATGATATGATTTTTGGTTGTACAGGATGGATAGAAGGAATGATTCTTGCTGATCAACTTTTACAATCCAAATATGCTAAAAATATATTAATTACTAGTTCTGAGACTTTATCTAAAGTTATAGATCCCCATGATAGAAATGCAATGATTTTTTCCGATGGCGCAGGAGCAGCTGTTCTATCTGCTGTAGAATATTTTGAGGAAGAAAAATATGGAATTATTCATTCAGACACTCAATGTGATAATGATAAATTATATTATTTAACCAATGGGCCTTCCTTGAATCCAAACTATAAAAAATCTTTGGTTCATATTAGAATGAATGGAAGAAGAATTTATGAATATGCATTAACAGAAGTGCCAAATATGTTAAAAAATATGCTTGATCATGCTAATTTACATTTTAAGGATATAAAAAAAATTCTTATTCATCAAGCTAATGCTAAAATGGATTATGCAATTTTGAATAGATTATTGAAATTATATAATTATAAATCTTTAAGTAAGGATTTTTTAATAAAAATTATGCCTATGACGATACAAAAATTAGGAAATTCTTCTGTAGCTACTATTCCTACTTTATTAGATTTGATTCTTAAAGGAAAAATGCCCGTTCATGAAATTCAATCTGGAGATACTATTCTTATGGCTTCCCTAGGTGCGGGAATGAATATTAATGGAATGATTTACCGTTTTCCAAAAAAAAGATAA
- the ubiE gene encoding bifunctional demethylmenaquinone methyltransferase/2-methoxy-6-polyprenyl-1,4-benzoquinol methylase UbiE, which translates to MNKYSHFSIEEKLKNMFDHIANKYDLINHILSFGIDFIWRKKTIHILYKFNVIKVKKILDLATGTGDLAILLANKFKYAYITGLDPSYRMLEIAKKKIKDNFFEKRIQTIQGYSQNIPFQNETFDLVTIAFGIRNFQYIHHSIREIYRILKPSGTLVILEFSKPSNFWINKVYYFYFYFVTKIGNFISRNRFAYNYLKESVLSFPYCNEKMNKLLKYHKFNPIHTQKLTFGIVSIYLFKKK; encoded by the coding sequence ATGAATAAATATTCCCATTTTTCAATAGAAGAAAAATTGAAAAATATGTTTGACCATATCGCTAATAAATATGATTTAATCAATCACATATTATCTTTTGGAATAGATTTTATATGGAGAAAAAAAACAATTCATATATTATACAAATTTAATGTAATAAAAGTTAAAAAAATATTAGATTTAGCTACTGGAACTGGAGATTTAGCTATTTTGCTAGCTAATAAATTTAAATACGCTTATATTACAGGATTAGATCCATCTTATAGAATGTTGGAAATAGCTAAAAAAAAAATAAAAGACAATTTTTTTGAAAAAAGAATTCAAACCATTCAAGGTTATTCACAAAACATTCCGTTTCAAAATGAAACTTTTGACCTAGTAACTATTGCTTTTGGAATAAGAAATTTTCAATATATACATCATTCTATAAGAGAAATATATAGAATTTTAAAACCTTCAGGAACTTTAGTCATTTTAGAATTTTCTAAACCTTCTAATTTTTGGATCAATAAAGTTTATTATTTTTATTTTTATTTTGTAACAAAAATAGGAAATTTTATTTCACGAAATCGTTTTGCATACAATTATTTAAAAGAATCTGTATTGTCTTTTCCTTATTGTAACGAAAAAATGAATAAACTTTTAAAATATCATAAATTTAATCCAATTCATACACAAAAATTAACTTTTGGAATTGTTTCTATTTACTTATTTAAAAAAAAATAA